The DNA window GAAATCTGAGAAAAGTTATGTTTATAGTAGTGAGAGCTCTACGAAATCTGAGGTTGATGATAGCCCTCCAGCTCCAACATCAACATATCAAGTTTACAATTTGGCTGGTAGCGAAAACGGTATGTCACCAACCGTAAGCCCTCCTATCCAAGTGATGGATCGATCCGGAAGAATTGATTCTGCCAGGATTCCGTCTTCGGTGTTTGATGGAAATAATAGTGGTAATAGTCCATTGGAATGGAGTATTGCTTCTAATGAATCACTGTTTAGTATTCATATAGGCCACCATAGTTTTAACAGAGAGAATACCTTTAAGGTTGGTGAATTACACGTGTCACAAGAATCGACGAAACCTGATGAGTTAAATATGCTTAACCGACTACCATCAGTTACTATAGAGGAGATAGACACTGCCAGCCCAAGTGCCGACATAGAGAAGCTGGAAAAGTCGGATGAATCTTTCAAGCTCGCCCCAAAGCCAAGTGAAGACCAAACTGACATAAAGACTCTTCATCAGTCTGCAAGCAGCATTTCTACTAAGTCAAGTGTGACGAGTCCCTCCAGCGAAAGTGGAACCACGGGACACGCTTTTGTCCCATTGTAagtctgttttgttcttttacatTTTTGAGACAAGCCAATATCATTCTCTTATCCATATACATTTATATAAATGTGAACCAGTTGATGAAGCAATTATGAACCTGCACATGTCCATGTCTAAATGCATATGtatttgcaaaaaaaattatagaaaaacgTATGTTCATTATCTTGAGTATGGTGACTTCTAAGAATACTCATGTACTATATACAATTAAAATCCCTAAGCTCATCATATCCACTCAATGATGAATATCTCTTTTGTGCATTGCAGAAAGAAGCGTTCACGGCCTTTGTGCTTCGGTTGTAACTGTAGTTGGGCGTTCTGCAACCATAATTGGCCGACATGCTGCCAGTACAAATGGCCCACCTGCTGCCACGCATGGCCAAGTTGCAAGTGTTCATGTGGTTGGTTGTTATGCGGTTATTGCAACGGTGGCCGTGTCTCCCCT is part of the Vicia villosa cultivar HV-30 ecotype Madison, WI linkage group LG2, Vvil1.0, whole genome shotgun sequence genome and encodes:
- the LOC131646556 gene encoding uncharacterized protein LOC131646556, whose protein sequence is MEATSVYAETFDRSVKDKQVRIHSESIDEIRSIENASIEVVNGSERSSDSERPIDVITRCESGENSYSVTHVNGTKSSSSSSRSSSSESSSDDFYRMDAAELASKSEKSYVDSFESSAKSEKSYVYSSESSTKSEVDDSPPAPTSTYQVYNLAGSENGMSPTVSPPIQVMDRSGRIDSARIPSSVFDGNNSGNSPLEWSIASNESLFSIHIGHHSFNRENTFKVGELHVSQESTKPDELNMLNRLPSVTIEEIDTASPSADIEKLEKSDESFKLAPKPSEDQTDIKTLHQSASSISTKSSVTSPSSESGTTGHAFVPLKKRSRPLCFGCNCSWAFCNHNWPTCCQYKWPTCCHAWPSCKCSCGWLLCGYCNGGRVSPILTETTESNSFMKTNTPSPSKHSYNEESETTSSSNSSFWYCFKSEQACDVCSSSNSNCCSWFYCFSCPSCTCKLSCTKCKSCC